A single Meles meles chromosome 20, mMelMel3.1 paternal haplotype, whole genome shotgun sequence DNA region contains:
- the FSTL3 gene encoding follistatin-related protein 3 isoform X1 yields MFKDHADVWRHRHKLWKSWESRRPRTPDTRSTRPEERKKPEASKGFPMWPGRTTCKGGVCWLQQGREATCSLVLRTDVSQAECCASGSIDTAWSNVSHPGNKISLLGFLGLVHCLPCKDSCEGVECGPGKACRMQGGRPRCECAPDCAGLPARLQVCGSDGATYRDECELRAARCRGHPDLRVMYPGRCRKSCAHVLCPRPQSCVVDQTGSAHCVVCRAAPCPAPSSPGQELCGNNNVTYMSSCHLRQATCFLGRSIGVRHPGSCAGAPGPSDAESEEEEENFV; encoded by the exons ATGTTCAAG GACCATGCTGATGTCTGGCGTCACCGTCACAAATTGTGGAAAAGCTGGGAGTCCCGGAGGCCGAGGACTCCAGATACAAGGAGCACCAGAcctgaagagaggaaaaaacccGAAGCCAGTAAGGGCTTTCCGATGTGGCCTGGGAGGACGACGTGCAAAG GTGGCGTGTGCTGGCTGCAGCAGGGCCGAGAGGCCACGTGCAGCCTGGTGCTGAGGACCGACGTCAGCCAAGCCGAGTGCTGTGCCTCTGGCAGCATCGACACCGCCTGGTCCAACGTTTCTCACCCGGGGAACAAGATCAGCCTCCTGGGCTTCCTGGGCCTGGTCCACTGCCTCCCCTGCAAAG ATTCGTGCGAGGGCGTGGAGTGCGGCCCCGGCAAGGCGTGCCGCATGCAGGGGGGCCGCCCGCGCTGCGAGTGCGCGCCCGACTGCGCGGGGCTCCCGGCGCGCCTGCAGGTCTGCGGCTCGGACGGCGCCACCTACCGCGACGAGTGCGAGCTGCGCGCCGCGCgctgccgcggccacccggaccTGCGCGTCATGTACCCGGGACGCTGCCGCA AGTCGTGCGCGCACGTCCTGTGCCCGCGGCCGCAGTCGTGCGTGGTGGACCAGACGGGCAGTGCCCACTGCGTGGTGTGTCGCGCGGCGCCCTGTCCCGCGCCCTCCAGCCCCGGCCAGGAGCTCTGCGGCAACAACAACGTCACCTACATGTCCTCGTGCCACCTCCGCCAGGCCACCTGCTTCCTGGGCCGCTCTATCGGCGTGCGCCACCCGGGCAGCTGTGCAG GCGCCCCTGGGCCGTCGGACGCAGAgtcggaggaggaggaggagaacttCGTATGA
- the FSTL3 gene encoding follistatin-related protein 3 isoform X2: MRPGTPGPLWPLPWGALAWAVGFVGSVGSGDPAPGGVCWLQQGREATCSLVLRTDVSQAECCASGSIDTAWSNVSHPGNKISLLGFLGLVHCLPCKDSCEGVECGPGKACRMQGGRPRCECAPDCAGLPARLQVCGSDGATYRDECELRAARCRGHPDLRVMYPGRCRKSCAHVLCPRPQSCVVDQTGSAHCVVCRAAPCPAPSSPGQELCGNNNVTYMSSCHLRQATCFLGRSIGVRHPGSCAGAPGPSDAESEEEEENFV, from the exons ATGCGTCCCGGGACGCCGGGGCCACTGTGGCCACTGCCCTGGGGGGCCCTGGCTTGGGCCGTGGGCTTCGTGGGCTCCGTGGGCTCGGGGGACCCCGCGCCCG GTGGCGTGTGCTGGCTGCAGCAGGGCCGAGAGGCCACGTGCAGCCTGGTGCTGAGGACCGACGTCAGCCAAGCCGAGTGCTGTGCCTCTGGCAGCATCGACACCGCCTGGTCCAACGTTTCTCACCCGGGGAACAAGATCAGCCTCCTGGGCTTCCTGGGCCTGGTCCACTGCCTCCCCTGCAAAG ATTCGTGCGAGGGCGTGGAGTGCGGCCCCGGCAAGGCGTGCCGCATGCAGGGGGGCCGCCCGCGCTGCGAGTGCGCGCCCGACTGCGCGGGGCTCCCGGCGCGCCTGCAGGTCTGCGGCTCGGACGGCGCCACCTACCGCGACGAGTGCGAGCTGCGCGCCGCGCgctgccgcggccacccggaccTGCGCGTCATGTACCCGGGACGCTGCCGCA AGTCGTGCGCGCACGTCCTGTGCCCGCGGCCGCAGTCGTGCGTGGTGGACCAGACGGGCAGTGCCCACTGCGTGGTGTGTCGCGCGGCGCCCTGTCCCGCGCCCTCCAGCCCCGGCCAGGAGCTCTGCGGCAACAACAACGTCACCTACATGTCCTCGTGCCACCTCCGCCAGGCCACCTGCTTCCTGGGCCGCTCTATCGGCGTGCGCCACCCGGGCAGCTGTGCAG GCGCCCCTGGGCCGTCGGACGCAGAgtcggaggaggaggaggagaacttCGTATGA
- the FSTL3 gene encoding follistatin-related protein 3 isoform X3 yields the protein MSSSGRLAGWAGCQAGAWGPGATEGGVCWLQQGREATCSLVLRTDVSQAECCASGSIDTAWSNVSHPGNKISLLGFLGLVHCLPCKDSCEGVECGPGKACRMQGGRPRCECAPDCAGLPARLQVCGSDGATYRDECELRAARCRGHPDLRVMYPGRCRKSCAHVLCPRPQSCVVDQTGSAHCVVCRAAPCPAPSSPGQELCGNNNVTYMSSCHLRQATCFLGRSIGVRHPGSCAGAPGPSDAESEEEEENFV from the exons ATGTCCAGCTCTGGGCGTTTGGCTGGTTGGGCAGGATGCCAGGCCGGGGCCTGGGGGCCTGGAGCGACAGAAG GTGGCGTGTGCTGGCTGCAGCAGGGCCGAGAGGCCACGTGCAGCCTGGTGCTGAGGACCGACGTCAGCCAAGCCGAGTGCTGTGCCTCTGGCAGCATCGACACCGCCTGGTCCAACGTTTCTCACCCGGGGAACAAGATCAGCCTCCTGGGCTTCCTGGGCCTGGTCCACTGCCTCCCCTGCAAAG ATTCGTGCGAGGGCGTGGAGTGCGGCCCCGGCAAGGCGTGCCGCATGCAGGGGGGCCGCCCGCGCTGCGAGTGCGCGCCCGACTGCGCGGGGCTCCCGGCGCGCCTGCAGGTCTGCGGCTCGGACGGCGCCACCTACCGCGACGAGTGCGAGCTGCGCGCCGCGCgctgccgcggccacccggaccTGCGCGTCATGTACCCGGGACGCTGCCGCA AGTCGTGCGCGCACGTCCTGTGCCCGCGGCCGCAGTCGTGCGTGGTGGACCAGACGGGCAGTGCCCACTGCGTGGTGTGTCGCGCGGCGCCCTGTCCCGCGCCCTCCAGCCCCGGCCAGGAGCTCTGCGGCAACAACAACGTCACCTACATGTCCTCGTGCCACCTCCGCCAGGCCACCTGCTTCCTGGGCCGCTCTATCGGCGTGCGCCACCCGGGCAGCTGTGCAG GCGCCCCTGGGCCGTCGGACGCAGAgtcggaggaggaggaggagaacttCGTATGA
- the PRSS57 gene encoding serine protease 57, which yields MGPRAGERGRLLLTMAVVLTLPPRPAGSWGARIIGGHEVTPHSRPYMASVKFEGQHHCGGFLLRARWVVSAAHCFGHRDPRTGLVVLGAHVLHTPEPTQQVFGISAVIRHPDYQPDIHANDICLLLLNRSAVLGPAVGLLKLPRRDARPLKPGARCQVAGWGSISDFEDLPPGLMEAEVRVLSLDVCNSSWRGQLSPAMLCTQSGDRRRRGFCSADSGGPLVCRNRAHGLVSFSGLWCGDPKTPDVYTQVSAFVSWIWDVVRRPRPSPLPRTTESLRSHRNHNSTGDTDGMANDPVRSFPGNPTAWQLIHRPPWAPGKPGVYGVGVG from the exons ATGGGCCCCAGGGCAGGGGAGCGGGGTCGCCTGCTGCTGACCATGGCTGTGGTCCTCACGCTGCCTCCGAGGCCTGCAG GCTCCTGGGGCGCCCGGATTATTGGGGGTCACGAGGTGACGCCCCACTCCCGGCCTTACATGGCGTCTGTGAAGTTCGAGGGCCAGCACCACTGTGGGGGCTTCCTGCTCCGAGCCCGCTGGGTGGTCTCTGCAGCCCACTGCTTCGGCCACAG GGACCCCCGAACGGGCCTGGTGGTGCTGGGGGCTCACGTCCTGCACACCCCGGAGCCTACACAGCAAGTGTTTGGCATCTCAGCTGTCATCAGGCACCCGGACTACCAGCCCGACATCCACGCCAATGACATCTGTCTGCTGCTG CTGAACCGCTCTGCTGTCCTGGGGCCCGCAGTGGGGCTGCTGAAGCTGCCTCGGAGAGACGCCAGGCCGCTCAAGCCTGGGGCACGGTGCCAGGTGGCGGGCTGGGGCTCCATATCAGACTTTGAGGACCTGCCGCCCGGGCTGATGGAGGCTGAGGTCCGCGTGCTGAGCCTGGACGTCTGCAACAGCTCTTGGAGGGGCCAGCTGAGCCCTGCCATGCTCTGCACCCAAAGTGGGGACCGCCGGCGGCGTGGCTTCTGCTCA gcgGACTCTGGGGGGCCCCTGGTGTGCAGGAACCGAGCGCACGGCCTTGTCTCTTTCTCCGGACTATGGTGTGGCGACCCCAAGACCCCCGATGTGTACACACAGGTGTCGGCCTTTGTGAGCTGGATATGGGATGTGGTTCGAAGGCCCCggcccagccccctgcccaggACCACCGAGTCCCTGCGCAGCCACCGGAACCACAACAGCACCGGGGATACAGATGGGATGGCCAATGATCCAGTCCGCTCCTTCCCCGGAAATCCCACGGCCTGGCAGCTCATCCACAGGCCCCCATGGGCCCCGGGGAAGCCTGGTGTGtatggggttggggtggggtag